From Drosophila yakuba strain Tai18E2 chromosome 2L, Prin_Dyak_Tai18E2_2.1, whole genome shotgun sequence, one genomic window encodes:
- the LOC6528989 gene encoding seminal metalloprotease 1 produces the protein MYYYSTFLVLVVINFAWSAPSTRTETDPELTAGFIEGDMVPSGSSRNIWRNETYRWPNRIVYYHINSYIDEEHRNHIVSAIQKIESISCLTFKEATTDQKYYVNVTSEEGGCFSYIGYLNRVQQLNLQNNEIGVGCFRLYTIVHEFLHALGFFHQQSAADRDDYVKIVEENITEGMEFNFDKYAEETVNDFGEKYDYGSVMHYGPYAFSKNGERTIVALEEGKEDVIGQRLELSETDIRKLNVMYKCPSARK, from the exons ATGTATTATTACAGTACATTTCTAGTTTTGGTTGTAATCAACTTCGCATGGTCAGCCCCATCTACACGGACGGAAACAGATCCGGAGCTGACGGCTGGATTTATTGAGGGTGATATGGTGCCCAGTGGATCCTCGAGAAATATTTGGCGCAATGAAACGTATAGATGGCCCAATCGCATCGTCTATTATCACATTAATAGCTATATTG ATGAAGAACACCGTAACCACATCGTGAGCGCTATTCAGAAAATTGAATCCATTTCCTGCCTGACCTTTAAAGAGGCCACCACTGATCAGAAGTATTATGTAAATGTGACTTCCGAGGAGGGCGGTTGTTTTTCCTACATCGGTTATCTGAACCGCGTTCAACAACTGAATCTCCAGAACAACGAAATAGGGGTCGGATGTTTCCGCTTGTATACGATTGTACATGAGTTCCTGCATGCCCTTGGATTTTTCCACCAGCAGAGTGCCGCCGATCGAGATGATTATGTGAAAATTGTGGAGGAGAATATCACCGAAGGCATGGAGTTTAACTTTGATAAATATGCCGAGGAAACCGTCAACGATTTTGGTGAAAAATACGACTATGGTAGTGTAATGCACTATGGTCCCTATGCATTTTCCAAGAACGGCGAGAGGACAATAGTGGCTCTGGAGGAAGGAAAGGAAGATGTAATTGGCCAGAGGCTGGAGCTGAGTGAAACCGATATCAGAAAGCTAAATGT